The segment AGTGATCCCAGAGCGCCGTATGCACGCTAAGGGTTCAGGCGCATTCGGTACTTTCACGGTCACCCATGACATTACCCGCTATACCCGTGCTAAATTATTCAGTGAAATTGGCAAAAAAACTGATTTATTTGTCCGCTTCTCCACCGTAGCAGGTGAACGTGGTGCCGCTGATGCCGAGCGCGATATTCGTGGTTTTGCCATGAAATTTTATACCGAAGAAGGTAACTGGGATATGGTGGGCAACAACACCCCTGTATTCTATCTGCGTGACCCGCTGAAATTTCCAGACTTAAACCACGTCGTTAAACGCTGCCCTTACACCAATATGCGTAGTGCAGCCTATAAATGGGATTTCTTCTCTCATTTACCTGAAGCACTGCATCAATTAACCATTGATGTGAGCGACCGTGGATTACCAAAAAGCTATCGCTTTATGCATGGCTTTGGTAGCCATACCTATAGCTTTATCAATGCGAATAACGAACGTTTTTGGGTGAAATTCCACTTCCGTAGCCAGCAAGGTATCGAAAACCTTATGGATGACGAAGCAGAAGCGCTGATTGGTAAAGATCGTGAAAGCTCTCAACGTGACCTGTTCGATGCTATCCAACGTAAAGAATATCCTCGCTGGAACTTACAGATTCAGATCATGCCAGAAAAAGAGGCGTCAACCGTCCCTTATAACCCATTTGATCTAACCAAAGTGTGGCCACACAAAGATTATCCATTGATTGATGTGGGATATTTTGAACTGAACCGTAACCCAGATAACTATTTCTCAGATGTGGAACAAGCGGCATTTAGCCCTGCGAATATCGTTCCGGGAATTGGGTTCTCTCCAGACAAAATGCTGCAAGGTCGCTTATTCTCTTACGGGGATACTCAGCGTTACCGTTTAGGTATTAACCACTATCAAATTCCAGTGAATGCGCCACGCTGCCCATTCCACAATTATCATCGTGATGGTGCAATGCGCGTTGATGGCAATAGCAGCAATACCGTAACCTATGAGCCAAACAGCGCAGGTATGTTCCAAGAACAACCGGACTACAGCGAACCGCCATTATCCATCGAAGGTGCGGCTGATCACTGGAATCACCGTGAAGATGAAGATTACTTCAGCCAGCCTCGTGCACTGTATGAATTGCTGGACGATGCCGAACATCAACGTATGTTCCAACGTTTAGCAGGTGAGCTGATTGAAGCGTCAGAAGAGACACAAAAACGTCAAATCGAGTTGTTTAAGAAAGTACACCCAGAATACGGCGCGGGTGTTGAAAAAGCGTTGAATGCACTGAAATAAACAAGCATTTCCTGTTATAACCAAGCGCTAGAGCTTTCTAGCGCTTTTTATCTATTCCTTAATTAATTCCACGCTTAATTAATTCCACGCTTAATTCATCACTGTCTTTGTGTTAACACCCACTGCTTTACTTGCTGGCGAGACACTTTAATTCCCCCGGCTTTCAATTCAGGATCTAAACGATAAAACGCCATTGGGAATTGATATGGGGCTAATTTATCTTTTAACCAATCCGCCAGCATGTTCAAGTCGATTGATTCATTAGCTTCGATCACTGCCACTGGACGCTGCCCAAATTGCACATCATCAACAGGAACAATAAAGCTTTGGTGCACATCAGGATGCGCATTGATCACCGCTTCAATATCTTCCGGCTGCACACACTCCCCACCACTGATAAACAGATTATCCAAACGGCCTAAAACCTGATATTCACCATCAATAAAGGCGCCTTTGTCATTGGTTTTAAACCAGCCATCCACTAAATTTAAAGGATGTAATTGCCCATCAAACCAATACCCTAAGGATTGGCTGTCCGACTGAATTTGAATTTCATCATCCACCAGCCGTACTTGTTTACCCGTTAACGGAAGCCCCACGCCTTTCTTACCATCTGTACGTTTAGCACACACGGTTGACGCCATTTCCGTCATACCATAACCGCTCCAGCAGACAATACCACGCTGCTCGGCTAGCGCCGTTAAACTGGTTGGGATCATGGCGCCACCCAACAACACTTCTTTTAACGAAATATTTAATGGCATCTCGTCATTCAGTAACCGCCATAGCTGAGTCGGCACTAATGATGCATGGGTGACACCCTGTAATGCCTCTGGCAATGGTGTAGAACGAATAGCGAGTTTTGCACCACTCAGTAACCAACGCCATACAATCCCTTGCCCTGAAACGTGAAATAACGGCAACGAGAGTAACCAGCAATCCTCTTGCTGATAATTCATGGCATTCAGTACGCCAGCCGCACTGTTCAAATGAGCCGAAACACTGTGTACTGCCGCTTTAGGTAACCCTGTTGAACCTGAAGTTAAAATTAACGTTGCAGGTTGCTCAGCGATTTTCTGAAAACTCACCGAAGGGAAATCATCATATTCAATAAAATGAGAATAAAGCTGGTGATCCAAATGGCGATAATCTGCTAACGCGTTCTGCTCATCGGTAAAATCAATCACTGCACCAATATCAAGATGCGGTAATAATTCATTTAATAACCGCTCAGGAAGGCGAGGATTGAGAGGCAAAACTTTCGCCCCACAAGCTAACAATGCCAATTGACTGAGTAGCAGTTCGACGGAGTTTTTACCGCGCAAAGCGACACATTGCCCTTCTTGCACACCTTGCATCGTAAAGTAAGTGACTAAATCGGCAATCTGCTGATTTAACGCCGCCCACGTTACCGATTCGGTATCCGTAAAAAGTGCGATGTTATTTGGTTGAAGACTGGCCCAATGCTGCCAAGGCCAGTCGGTAAAGCGGCTAGACGATGATGCTAACTCTGCCATACAACGGTCAGCTCATCTAACTGTTGAACAGGAATTTGGCATTGTGGCCAAGGCCTCACTAACTGAGATTGGATCAGTGAAACCGTATCTAAACCAGGGATGGTGTTCGGTGTTAACCAATTTGCGACCCGCGCCAATTGGGTTAAACCAAAGCTACTTTCGATGGAGGAACTGATCACGGCTTGCATCCCTAACTGATGAGCTTGTTCCACCAAACTACGGCAATAACTCAAGCTGCCCGTTAAGGTCGGCTTAATGATAATCGCCGCCACACCCGGCTGTGCTTCAACCTTGAAGCCTTCTTCACGCACACTTTCATCCCATGCGATAGCGATGCCAGTCTCCGCGGAAAATTGCAAAGATTCCTCACGGGTTTTACATGGCTCTTCAAGGAACGCAATTCGTGCACGGTAATCTGGATTCACATATTTAGCAAAGCCATCTGCTTTTGCTCGAGTCCAGCTACGGTTAGCATCTAAACGCAGCTTTAGCTCAGGCACCGCTTCCAATAATAAGTTTGCCACCATGCCATCACGTACCGCTTCGTACAGCCCCACTTTCACTTTGGCGACTTTTTCCCCGTCCATGGCATCGAGACTTAGGATCAGGTCATCAGGGTCACCGCTGCATAATGGCGCTTTACGATAATCCGCTTGTTGTGGAAGCTCACCGGTCAGCTCTGCTAATGCACAGCTACAGCCAAAGGCAACTGAAGGTAAATGGCTTGGCGTCATTGTGCCTTCATTCACCCATTCATCTAGCCATGCGATGGTGTCTGCGGTTGCTTCTTCCAAGGTTTCACGGCTAAATTCTGGCAGAGGTGAAATTTCCCCCCAGCCTTCGCTATCCCCATCTTGTAAACACACCAAAAGTCCATCACGGGTTTTTAGTCGTTGATAGCGAAGGATAACGCCTGCCTCCATCGGCAGGCTGAACGAGTAAAGTTTGGCTTTTCTCATTATGGGTTACGCTTATATTTAGAGAAATCTGGCGCACGTTTTTCGTTGAATGCGTTACGCCCTTCTTGGCCTTCATCTGTCATATAGAACAGCATCGTTGCGTTACCCGCTAGCTCTTGCAGACCCGCTTGACCATCACAATCAGCGTTCAGTGCTGCTTTCAAGCAACGTAATGCCATTGGGCTGTTTTCCAGCATTTCACGGCACCAGCGTACGGTTTCTTTTTCTAAGTCAGCATAAGGGACAACGGTGTTTACCAGACCCATGTCTAACGCTTCTTGGGCATTGTATTGACGGCACAGGAACCAAATTTCACGGGCTTTCTTTTGACCGACGATACGCGCCATATAAGATGCGCCCCAACCGCCATCAAACGAGCCAACTTTAGGGCCGGTTTGACCGAAAATCGCGTTATCGGCTGCGATAGTTAAATCACACATCATATGTAAAACGTGACCGCCACCGATAGAGAAACCAGCAACCATTGCCACGACAGGTTTTGGACAGGTACGAATTTGACGTTGGAAATCTAATACGTTCAGATGGTGCGTACCGCTTTCATCGCGATACCCGCCGTAGTCACCACGGATTTTCTGGTCACCACCTGCACAGAAGGCTTTTTCGCCTTCACCCGTTAGGATGATAGTCCCGATATGGTCGTCATAACGCGCGTCTGACAATGCTTGGATCATCTCTTTCACGGTTTGAGGACGGAATGCATTGCGCACTTCAGGGCGGTTAATGGTAATTTTAGCAATCCCTTCAGGGGATTTGTGATATCGAATATCGTCAAAACCTTCTGAGCAATCTTGCCACTCAATCGGTGCGTACAGTTTTTCTTCGCTTGGATAAATCATTATCAAGTTCCTTTAACCACAGTGTGATAAAAAATAGTGGAGTGCAGCTGCATAATGTTGGGGATTTTCCCGATGAGCATTATGCCCTGCATTCTCAATTAGCGTAAACGGCAATGCATATTGTTGCGAAACGCCTCGAAATTTTTGGTCTTTCTCACCGCAAAAATAGCAGTAAGGGACCGATAATTGCTTTAGTGACTCGACTAAAAATGGTTGTTTGGATAACGACGTGTTTTCCAACATATCGGCAACCGCCAATGGGTTATTTTGACCTCGGAGTGCTACCAGCTTTTCACGTTGGGCAAGAGTAAGGTCGGCAAAAACCGCTTGTTGATACCAGTCATTCAAAACCTGTTCGATAGGCTGATGTCGAAAACGTTCGGCCCAGCGATGGTCGTTATCCGCACGCGCAATACGTTCTTGTTCACTCTGTAAACCAACGTTGCCCCCTTCTATCACCAAGCCTTGTAGCCCTTTATGAGCGCTAAAGCAGGCAAAGTGCATCGCTAAGCGTGCACCGAGCGAATAGCCAATCAACACAAATTGTGAAGCCGAGTAATGCGCTAACAGCTGAGTCAGTTGCTTGTCAAAATCTATA is part of the Providencia zhijiangensis genome and harbors:
- the menH gene encoding 2-succinyl-6-hydroxy-2,4-cyclohexadiene-1-carboxylate synthase, producing MLAAHYYPSQEQPANGEKTPWLVFLHGLLGSHDDWSSIVEACPNYPRLVVDLPGHGDSHSIDCQGFIDFDKQLTQLLAHYSASQFVLIGYSLGARLAMHFACFSAHKGLQGLVIEGGNVGLQSEQERIARADNDHRWAERFRHQPIEQVLNDWYQQAVFADLTLAQREKLVALRGQNNPLAVADMLENTSLSKQPFLVESLKQLSVPYCYFCGEKDQKFRGVSQQYALPFTLIENAGHNAHRENPQHYAAALHYFLSHCG
- the menC gene encoding o-succinylbenzoate synthase gives rise to the protein MRKAKLYSFSLPMEAGVILRYQRLKTRDGLLVCLQDGDSEGWGEISPLPEFSRETLEEATADTIAWLDEWVNEGTMTPSHLPSVAFGCSCALAELTGELPQQADYRKAPLCSGDPDDLILSLDAMDGEKVAKVKVGLYEAVRDGMVANLLLEAVPELKLRLDANRSWTRAKADGFAKYVNPDYRARIAFLEEPCKTREESLQFSAETGIAIAWDESVREEGFKVEAQPGVAAIIIKPTLTGSLSYCRSLVEQAHQLGMQAVISSSIESSFGLTQLARVANWLTPNTIPGLDTVSLIQSQLVRPWPQCQIPVQQLDELTVVWQS
- a CDS encoding catalase → MKKRGLTTASGAPVVDNNNVMTAGKRGPMLLQDVWFLEKLAHFDREVIPERRMHAKGSGAFGTFTVTHDITRYTRAKLFSEIGKKTDLFVRFSTVAGERGAADAERDIRGFAMKFYTEEGNWDMVGNNTPVFYLRDPLKFPDLNHVVKRCPYTNMRSAAYKWDFFSHLPEALHQLTIDVSDRGLPKSYRFMHGFGSHTYSFINANNERFWVKFHFRSQQGIENLMDDEAEALIGKDRESSQRDLFDAIQRKEYPRWNLQIQIMPEKEASTVPYNPFDLTKVWPHKDYPLIDVGYFELNRNPDNYFSDVEQAAFSPANIVPGIGFSPDKMLQGRLFSYGDTQRYRLGINHYQIPVNAPRCPFHNYHRDGAMRVDGNSSNTVTYEPNSAGMFQEQPDYSEPPLSIEGAADHWNHREDEDYFSQPRALYELLDDAEHQRMFQRLAGELIEASEETQKRQIELFKKVHPEYGAGVEKALNALK
- the menE gene encoding o-succinylbenzoate--CoA ligase; translation: MAELASSSSRFTDWPWQHWASLQPNNIALFTDTESVTWAALNQQIADLVTYFTMQGVQEGQCVALRGKNSVELLLSQLALLACGAKVLPLNPRLPERLLNELLPHLDIGAVIDFTDEQNALADYRHLDHQLYSHFIEYDDFPSVSFQKIAEQPATLILTSGSTGLPKAAVHSVSAHLNSAAGVLNAMNYQQEDCWLLSLPLFHVSGQGIVWRWLLSGAKLAIRSTPLPEALQGVTHASLVPTQLWRLLNDEMPLNISLKEVLLGGAMIPTSLTALAEQRGIVCWSGYGMTEMASTVCAKRTDGKKGVGLPLTGKQVRLVDDEIQIQSDSQSLGYWFDGQLHPLNLVDGWFKTNDKGAFIDGEYQVLGRLDNLFISGGECVQPEDIEAVINAHPDVHQSFIVPVDDVQFGQRPVAVIEANESIDLNMLADWLKDKLAPYQFPMAFYRLDPELKAGGIKVSRQQVKQWVLTQRQ
- the menB gene encoding 1,4-dihydroxy-2-naphthoyl-CoA synthase, which produces MIYPSEEKLYAPIEWQDCSEGFDDIRYHKSPEGIAKITINRPEVRNAFRPQTVKEMIQALSDARYDDHIGTIILTGEGEKAFCAGGDQKIRGDYGGYRDESGTHHLNVLDFQRQIRTCPKPVVAMVAGFSIGGGHVLHMMCDLTIAADNAIFGQTGPKVGSFDGGWGASYMARIVGQKKAREIWFLCRQYNAQEALDMGLVNTVVPYADLEKETVRWCREMLENSPMALRCLKAALNADCDGQAGLQELAGNATMLFYMTDEGQEGRNAFNEKRAPDFSKYKRNP